The window AAGATTTGGTGAAATAAAATTAACAATAATATCTTGAACTATAGCCTATGAATGCTAATTTTCCTGAGAATCTATTTCTTTAAGCTGTTCCAGATTTTTATCAAGTTTTTTGATGATACTTCCATATACCAATCTGTAATATACCCAGATCATAGAAATGGCCAACAAAGTACTGATGGTAATCGCAACAATAATAACCGTAAGATTAGAGCCGGAAGGCTGTATGTTTTGAGAATTTAAAGTGTAGAATATAAAGGCGATCAATACAAAGGTAAATGCAAGCAGTAATACAATACTAATCAGGATAAAGGCATTGACTGTTTTTTTGAAGCCGATGATTCTCGTAATAAGACCTTTTAGATTTTCCTCGATCTTTATTTTACGGTAATTTTGATAGAATTTTAATACAAAATAAGCTGTAATTAATACACTTAGAATTTTAATAGCCAGATAAAAATGGCCAAAGTTATTTTCTACCTCAGGAGCTTCCTGAGTACCCAGCTTATCCAGTATTTTACGGAAGCTGTCAGATTCATCATCCTGAAAGAAATAGAATAAGCCTAATACGGAAAAGAACAGGAATTCAAAAACGCTGATCCAGAAAATATATTTTACATAATTACGTGATTTTCTATTCAACATCTGAAGAATCTCACTGTTGTCATATTTTGGCTGTACAGGTTGTTCCTGCCATGTTTTTTTTAAACTATCTAAATCAAATTCAGGCATATTTTTCCATCTGTTCTTTAAGGGTTTTCTTTAATCTGTTCATTTTCACGCGTGCATTGACTTCAGTGATTCCGAGGTTTTCTGCGATGTCCTTGTAAGGCAGATCGTCAAGATACATCATGACAATGGCTCTTTCTATATTAGGAAGAGTCTTGATTACAGTATACAAAAGTGATACCTGTTGCTGTTTTTCATCATCATCTTCCACAAAATCCCTGTGGTTGACGTCCAGCTCATTCGTAGGAAGGCTTTTGCTTTTTTTTCTAAAGAGGGTAATGGCTGTGTTAAGCGCTACACGGTACATCCATGTTGAAATCTTGGAGTTTCCTTTGAAAGAATCATAACTTCTCCAGAGCTGTAGGACAATTTCCTGGAAAAGATCCTCTTCATCTTCCAGCGAATTGGTATATAAGCGCGATACCTTAATAATCAGGCCCTGATTATCTTTGATGAGCTGCGCAAATTCTTTTTCTCTGGAATCCATAGATGTATAATGCCACGAAGATAATAATAATGTGGTAATTGCGGAAGAATAATTATGGTGAAATCAAAGATAATTCTGATTATGTCAGGAAGTCTGAAGCTGGAGACTGGCAGTTATTATAGAGACTTATTTTAACAATAACCTTACAATCTGAACAGACAGCCCTGAAAAAAATAATATAAAATGTCTGTTACTGCTGACTTCGTAGCTCAATGATTCCCTGCCTCTCACTTCCTGCTTCGAACCTCTTTATACTTTTACCGCAAAATTTATGTATCTTTGCACCCGCGAGAAAATCGGCTTGTTGATTTCCCGTTTACGGGAGGTAGGAAAGTCCGGACACCATAGAGCAGCAAAGCGGATAACATCCGTCACCCGTGAGGGTAGGACAAGTGCAACAGAAAGCAAGTACAGTTCGGCTGTAGTGAAACCAGGTAAACTCTTTGCGGTGCAATGGTAAGTATATCGGTTCTTTTCAGTAATGGAAATAGGGGCGGCTCGTCCTGAAAACCGAGGGGTAATCAGCTCAAGTGTTGCAGCAATGTAAGACGTAGATAAATAACAGGCGCTTCTTCGGAAGTACAGAATCCGGCTTATAGATTTTCTCGTGATTTTTTGGAAAATATAGATAGTCTTTATTTAAATAAAAAACCTCAGATAAGTACATCTGAGGTTTTGTTTTTATTCACTTTCCAATTGCTTTTTTGCTTCCTGTAATTCCAATTTATCTTTTTCCGAAAGCTGAGGATATTTAAGATTCATTTTTTCCAACGTGTCTATAATAATCTGGATTGCTGCCATTCTTGCAAACCATTTATTATCTGCAGGAAGTACATACCATGGGGCATGATCCTTTGATGTTTCGTTGATCGCTGTTTCATAAGCTTCCATATACTGATCAAATAAAGCTCTTTCCGGAAGGTCTCCAGCAGAAAACTTCCAGTTTTTTTCCTGTTCGTTGATCCTGTCCAGAAGTCTTTTCTTTTGCTCGTCCTTAGAAACATGCAGGAAAATTTTGATAATGGTTGTTCCGTTCTGAGCAAGATGTTTCTCAAAGTTTCTGATACTTTCATAGCGGTTTTCCCAGAATTTATTGTCAAAATCTTTTACAGAAGACCATGTTTTCTCACTTAAATTATATTCAGGGTGAACTTTACAGACCAAAACACTTTCGTAATGAGAGCGGTTGAAAATTCCGATCATTCCTTTTTGAGGTAAGGCCAGATAATGCCTCCAGAGAAAATCGTGGGAATATTCCTTTGAACTTGGTGTTTTAAAGCTGGTTACATTACAGCCTTGAGGGTTTACTCCTCCAAATACATGTTCTATCATGCTGTCTTTCCCTGCGGCATCCATAGCCTGGAGTACAACCAGAAGAGATTGGCTTCCATCGGCGTATAGTTTTTCCTGCAGTTCACGGAGTTTTTCTTTTTCCTGAATTAATAATTGAGTCCCTTCTTCTTTGGTAAGTTTTCCCTTATAAGAAGTAGATGCTTTTTCTATTGAGAATTTTCCATTTACCTTAAAGTCGTCTGAGAAATTGGTGTCCATATATTTTTTTATTTAAAGATAAAAGATAAAAGATAAAAGATAAAAGATAAAAGATAAAAGATAAAAGATAAAAGATAAAAGATAAAAGATAAAAGATAAAAGATAAAAGATAAAAGATAAAAGATAAAAGATAAAAGATAAAAGATCTTGTCGTTAAACAACTATTGCGTTTGTGTATATCCACTCGAATATCAGCATCAATAGGGGCGGGCTTTAGCCCGGCCGATCAAATAGATTTAAAATATTCCATTGGTTTTAGCCAAAACCTAAAGAGATGCGTCATATGGTGATGAAATAAAGTTGATATTGTCTAATATCTGTTACTATAAATATAACAAAAAACCGCCTCAAGAGAGACGGTTTCATTATTTTTAAGTAGAAAATTATTTTGCAGCAGCTTTCTTAGCAATTTTTGCAGCTTTTTTCTCAGCTTTAGCAGCTTCTTTCTGCTCAGCAGGAGTTAATACTTTTGGTTCAGGAGCATTAGCATCTACGTTTCCTTTGATATAGATTACGCTTCTGCTGTTAGCAGGGTCATTAGAGAAAACCTCAATCATTTTGTTGAACCCTCCCGTAAGAGCAGTGTTGTATCCAACTTTGATCTTAGCAGATTTTCCTGGCATGATCGGATCCTGGCTGAACTCAGGAGTAGTACATCCACAAGATGGTTTTACGTTTGAAATGATCAAAGGCTTATCACCAGTGTTAGTTACTGTAAAGAATCTTGTACCATCAGAACTAGGCTTAATGTTACCATAGTCGAAAGTAGTTTTATCAAACGTAATAGTTTGTGCAGATGCAAGAGCAAATGTTCCGAATAATGCAATTCCTGCGATTAATTTCTTCATATTCTTGAATGTTAATATGTTTGTTAGATAAATTTTGTGAAACAAAGTTAAAAATTATTTTAATTCATGCTTAAAAATTTTTTTCTTTAGACTATTTTTGCAAATTGCAAGCCAAAGAAATAGAATTTATGCAGATTTCAGAAAAGTACAATCCACAGGAAACAGAACAAAATGGTACAATTACTGGTTGGAAAACAAATACTTCCACTCAGAGCCTAATGAGAAACCACCATATACCGTGGTCATTCCGCCGCCAAACGTGACGGGGATCTTACACATGGGACATATGTTGAACAATACCATCCAAGATGTTCTGGTCCGTCGTGCAAGAATGCGCGGGTTTAATGCTTGTTGGATTCCGGGAACAGATCACGCTTCTATTGCTACCGAAGCTAAAGTTGTTGCTAAGTTGAAGTCTGAAGGAATCAGCAAGTCTGATATTACCCGTGAGCAATTCCTTGAACATGCCTGGGAATGGACTGATAAATACGGTGGAACAATCCTTGAGCAGCTTAAAAAGTTAGGATGTTCATGTGA of the Chryseobacterium capnotolerans genome contains:
- a CDS encoding beta-carotene 15,15'-monooxygenase; amino-acid sequence: MPEFDLDSLKKTWQEQPVQPKYDNSEILQMLNRKSRNYVKYIFWISVFEFLFFSVLGLFYFFQDDESDSFRKILDKLGTQEAPEVENNFGHFYLAIKILSVLITAYFVLKFYQNYRKIKIEENLKGLITRIIGFKKTVNAFILISIVLLLAFTFVLIAFIFYTLNSQNIQPSGSNLTVIIVAITISTLLAISMIWVYYRLVYGSIIKKLDKNLEQLKEIDSQEN
- a CDS encoding RNA polymerase sigma factor, translated to MDSREKEFAQLIKDNQGLIIKVSRLYTNSLEDEEDLFQEIVLQLWRSYDSFKGNSKISTWMYRVALNTAITLFRKKSKSLPTNELDVNHRDFVEDDDEKQQQVSLLYTVIKTLPNIERAIVMMYLDDLPYKDIAENLGITEVNARVKMNRLKKTLKEQMEKYA
- a CDS encoding polyphosphate kinase 2 family protein; protein product: MDTNFSDDFKVNGKFSIEKASTSYKGKLTKEEGTQLLIQEKEKLRELQEKLYADGSQSLLVVLQAMDAAGKDSMIEHVFGGVNPQGCNVTSFKTPSSKEYSHDFLWRHYLALPQKGMIGIFNRSHYESVLVCKVHPEYNLSEKTWSSVKDFDNKFWENRYESIRNFEKHLAQNGTTIIKIFLHVSKDEQKKRLLDRINEQEKNWKFSAGDLPERALFDQYMEAYETAINETSKDHAPWYVLPADNKWFARMAAIQIIIDTLEKMNLKYPQLSEKDKLELQEAKKQLESE
- a CDS encoding DUF1573 domain-containing protein: MKKLIAGIALFGTFALASAQTITFDKTTFDYGNIKPSSDGTRFFTVTNTGDKPLIISNVKPSCGCTTPEFSQDPIMPGKSAKIKVGYNTALTGGFNKMIEVFSNDPANSRSVIYIKGNVDANAPEPKVLTPAEQKEAAKAEKKAAKIAKKAAAK